A window of the Branchiostoma floridae strain S238N-H82 chromosome 12, Bfl_VNyyK, whole genome shotgun sequence genome harbors these coding sequences:
- the LOC118428283 gene encoding calmodulin-1-like has translation MSEASTVFKNCDVDGDGYISTEELKTALTDLAIIPTENLIQGIMDHYDEDANGKLDFEEFEKLVKDLKKFGEADPEEVLDMFNTIDQDKSGYIDEEELRQAMTEKFDTDDQTIKAMVKMADKDGDGKISISEFIGIIMSLS, from the exons ATGTCTGAGGCGTCAACTGTCTTCAAGAACTGCGATGTCGACGGAGACGGATACATCAGTACCGAGGAGCTGAAAACGGCCCTGACCGATCTGGCGATCATACCAACTGAGAATCTCATCCAG GGTATAATGGACCACTATGATGAAGATGCCAACGGGAAACTGGATTTTGAAGAGTTTGAAAAACTCGTCAAGGATCTCAAGAAATTCGGAGAGGCGGACCCCGAGGAGGTCCTTGATATGTTCAATACTATCGATCAG GACAAGAGTGGGTACATCGACGAGGAAGAACTCCGCCAGGCGATGACAGAAAAGTTTGACACCGACGACCAGACTATCAAGGCCATGGTCAAGATGGCTGACAAGGACGGGGATGGGAAAATCAGCATCTCCGAGTTCATCGGTATCATAATGAGCCTCAG CTAA